The proteins below are encoded in one region of Bombus vancouverensis nearcticus chromosome 8, iyBomVanc1_principal, whole genome shotgun sequence:
- the MED4 gene encoding mediator complex subunit 4: MTSTSKSTKEVLLSIVDDIELIAKEMIENTIVQKPLKLSNEEHSQLTELLIAKDNELKAILKRAAEQAKINLKMEALKAEVERQDQDIQQLQRQLKEAEQILATAIYQAKQKLQSIARANKRPVPSEELIKYAHRISASNAICAPLTWQQGDPRRPYPTDIEMRLGYLGRLSDLPLNGQMPGTHPGISSDLHRPGHPVGEPPVSQANQFAWHSSGEIHMSVSGQGSVAMNTHKQETEDVEVMSTDSSSSSSSDSQ, encoded by the exons ATGACATCGACCAGTAAAAGTACGAAAGAGGTTCTATTGTCTATCGTCGATGACATCGAGTTGATAGCGAA AGAAATGATAGAAAATACGATAGTTCAAAAACCATTGAAACTGTCAAACGAAGAACACTCTCAACTAACAGAATTGTTAATTGCTAAGGACAACGAATTGAAAGCAATTCTAAAACGAGCGGCCGAGCAAGCAAAAATTAACCTGAAAATGGAAGCTTTAAAAGCCGAAGTTGAGAGACAAGACCAAGATATTCAACAATTGCAGCGACAATTAAAAGAGGCAGAACAAATTTTAGCCACTGCAATTTATCAAGCTAAACAAAAATTACAATCCATTGCCCGCGCTAATAAGAGACCTGTACCATCTgaagaattaattaaatatgcacaTAGAATAAGTGCGTCAAATGCTATATGTGCTCCACTTACCTGGCAACAAGGGGACCCTAGAAGACCTTATCCTACtg ATATTGAAATGAGATTAGGTTATCTTGGAAGGTTAAGTGATCTTCCTTTAAATGGTCAGATGCCAGGTACTCATCCTGGAATATCATCAGATTTGCATAGACCTGGACATCCAGTAGGTG AACCACCTGTATCGCAAGCTAATCAATTTGCATGGCATTCGTCGGGTGAAATTCACATGTCTGTGAGTGGACAAGGAAGCGTTGCCATGAATACCCATAAGCAGGAAACAGAAGATGTTGAAGTTATGTCCACAGACTCTTCAAGTAGCTCATCTAGTGATTCTCAGTGA